In one window of Oscillospiraceae bacterium DNA:
- a CDS encoding ATP-dependent RecD-like DNA helicase, translated as MRDIARDLAGDISGCIPCEGTSLDDKDGLYQAEGVVDRVVFANEDNGYHVVELLCGGDILTVVGEMPQIFPGERLKVIGRFVTHSSYGKQLESQSSERRLPDNREDILRYLISGAVKGIGPVSAERIFDRFGDDTLFILENDPMQIAEVRGFSHKKAIAIAEELTKLFDLRRMLLYLSGYGLRPSESVKTIRTLGEHTMRLVEDNPYILCCNAIGLDFARVDALAFERGFEYNNDNRLGAGVLHVLRHNLQNGHTCLPTDKLLGAAQTLLRCEPELAENALNNQMTMGEVLPVCFGEKQFCFLSKVFIAEKYIADRMKMLSQIDSYTKPVNDAEISELEKAVGIAYENYQREAVKTAVSHGTCIITGGPGTGKTTILYAVLRLLQNRGLKVTLAAPTGRAAKRMSELVGWEATTIHRLLESTVGNGDDRWLTFGRNEELPLDSDAVIIDEASMCDIFVMEGLLRAMQPGAKLILVGDADQLPAVGAGNIMRDLAGSGKIPLIRLTEIYRQAAASLIVVNAHRINDGESPILDRKDGDFFFMPVRTETECAKTLVSLCSSRLPARYGWSPFTDIQVLTPGRKGSLGTFELNKKLQAVLNPPSQSPQYEYEGFYYRIGDKIMQTHNDYDIMWTKGGEAGVGLYNGDTGIITGIDKAARLLYADFDGRQVCFSSQQLNELEPAYACTVHKSQGSEFEAVILPVFPAYSEQLMYRNLLYTAVTRAKKMLVIVGSEATVMKMIANEKKALRYTGLKKFLLGLDEGAGL; from the coding sequence TTGAGAGACATTGCGAGAGATCTTGCGGGCGATATCTCGGGCTGTATCCCCTGTGAAGGTACGTCTTTGGATGATAAGGACGGGCTGTATCAGGCCGAGGGTGTTGTCGACCGGGTGGTATTTGCCAATGAAGATAACGGATATCATGTCGTCGAGCTGCTCTGCGGCGGCGATATCCTGACAGTCGTAGGCGAGATGCCGCAGATTTTCCCCGGTGAACGCCTTAAGGTCATCGGCAGGTTTGTGACCCACTCCTCTTATGGCAAACAGCTTGAATCACAATCCTCTGAACGCCGTCTTCCTGATAACCGTGAGGATATTCTGCGCTATTTAATATCCGGTGCGGTAAAGGGCATCGGACCGGTCAGCGCCGAGAGGATTTTTGATCGTTTCGGCGACGACACTTTGTTCATATTGGAAAACGATCCGATGCAGATTGCCGAAGTGCGCGGATTTTCTCATAAAAAAGCCATTGCGATTGCCGAAGAACTTACGAAATTATTCGATCTGCGGCGAATGCTGTTATATTTATCGGGTTACGGCCTGCGCCCTTCCGAATCGGTTAAAACAATCCGGACGCTCGGAGAGCACACAATGCGGCTGGTTGAGGACAACCCCTATATTTTGTGCTGCAACGCCATCGGTCTCGATTTTGCGCGGGTTGACGCTCTGGCCTTTGAGCGAGGATTTGAATACAACAACGATAACCGCCTCGGCGCAGGCGTTCTGCATGTACTGCGTCACAACCTTCAAAACGGACATACCTGCCTTCCGACCGATAAACTGCTCGGTGCAGCTCAGACGCTGCTGCGCTGCGAACCGGAGCTGGCGGAAAATGCGCTGAATAACCAGATGACGATGGGCGAGGTTTTACCCGTCTGTTTTGGGGAGAAGCAGTTTTGTTTCCTCTCAAAGGTCTTTATCGCCGAGAAATACATCGCCGACCGAATGAAAATGCTATCTCAAATTGACTCTTATACAAAACCGGTGAATGACGCTGAAATCTCCGAATTAGAAAAAGCCGTCGGTATTGCTTATGAAAATTATCAGAGAGAAGCCGTGAAAACAGCTGTCTCGCACGGGACCTGCATCATCACCGGAGGTCCCGGCACCGGCAAAACGACAATACTTTATGCTGTGCTTCGGCTATTGCAAAATCGGGGCTTGAAAGTGACGTTGGCAGCTCCGACAGGCCGCGCGGCAAAGCGCATGAGCGAACTTGTCGGGTGGGAGGCAACGACCATCCACCGCCTGCTCGAAAGCACAGTCGGCAACGGTGACGATCGCTGGCTCACTTTCGGACGCAACGAGGAGCTGCCGCTCGACAGTGACGCGGTGATCATCGATGAGGCCTCGATGTGCGATATCTTTGTGATGGAAGGACTGCTCCGCGCAATGCAGCCCGGAGCCAAATTGATTCTCGTCGGCGACGCGGACCAGCTGCCCGCCGTCGGCGCAGGCAACATTATGCGCGATCTGGCAGGAAGCGGAAAAATTCCGCTAATCCGGCTGACCGAAATTTACCGGCAGGCCGCCGCATCTCTGATCGTGGTCAATGCTCACCGCATCAATGACGGAGAATCACCGATTTTGGACCGAAAAGACGGCGACTTCTTTTTCATGCCTGTCCGTACAGAAACCGAATGTGCAAAAACCCTGGTGTCGCTCTGCTCTTCCCGCCTGCCCGCCCGTTACGGCTGGTCGCCGTTTACCGATATTCAGGTACTGACCCCAGGCAGAAAGGGTTCGTTAGGCACGTTCGAACTGAATAAAAAACTGCAGGCCGTCTTGAATCCTCCGAGTCAAAGTCCGCAATATGAATATGAGGGATTTTATTATCGAATCGGCGATAAGATTATGCAAACCCACAATGATTATGATATAATGTGGACAAAGGGCGGCGAGGCCGGTGTCGGGTTATACAACGGCGACACGGGCATCATCACCGGCATCGATAAAGCGGCGCGGCTTTTATATGCAGATTTCGACGGGCGGCAGGTCTGTTTTTCCTCGCAGCAGCTCAACGAATTGGAACCCGCCTATGCCTGCACGGTGCACAAATCCCAGGGCAGCGAATTCGAAGCCGTAATTCTTCCGGTCTTTCCCGCCTATTCGGAACAGTTGATGTACCGAAACCTGCTCTACACCGCCGTGACCCGCGCCAAAAAAATGCTTGTGATCGTGGGCAGCGAAGCGACCGTAATGAAGATGATTGCCAACGAGAAAAAGGCGCTGCGCTATACCGGGTTAAAGAAGTTTTTACTCGGACTCGACGAGGGAGCTGGACTCTGA
- a CDS encoding sialidase family protein: MRVIEREEAFIRCEGDEFINGPSVAKCPRKDIPGGGDMILTFDRMDRRKSNLATSIYRSSDGGRSWKFQSVFEHKFVYDLHGSSRRDGYGSVFSDDIRGTMLYFGTELYFENNDPESPSKKRKIYYRISFDNGFTWSDKRQIIQKGISSAGQMYDKTHYMHSVKFGANMATFVIPNLVRTKDLTLTLGVSSQAVDPNWNRIDYFGNGFMRSGAIKAKWNAADLGYTFEFGNWAAIEVERSTRGLFEPVLSVVNGERIMMVARGSNAPHSVVEGCKFMLLSVDEGQTWSHPEPLLYDDGSFMYSSSSRARIFEHTDGRLFYIGVINDRNPVGNFPRYPLCIAEIDKYSCRVKRKTVTTIVTKPEEVDDAKTLFPVDFTGHWAYEQFDGKLVVLAPCRPELSKFGGWLNKYIIEV; the protein is encoded by the coding sequence ATGAGAGTCATCGAGCGCGAAGAAGCATTTATCCGCTGTGAAGGCGATGAATTCATCAACGGACCCTCGGTCGCCAAATGTCCGCGCAAAGATATCCCGGGAGGCGGCGACATGATCCTGACTTTTGACCGGATGGACCGCCGAAAGAGCAATTTGGCCACTTCGATCTACCGGTCTTCGGACGGCGGCCGCTCCTGGAAATTCCAAAGCGTCTTCGAACATAAATTCGTCTATGATCTGCACGGGAGCAGCCGCAGAGATGGTTACGGCTCGGTCTTCTCGGACGATATCCGGGGGACGATGCTCTATTTCGGCACTGAGCTGTATTTTGAAAACAACGACCCGGAAAGTCCGTCGAAAAAACGTAAAATTTACTATCGTATTTCATTTGATAACGGTTTCACCTGGTCGGATAAACGTCAGATCATACAAAAAGGAATCTCAAGCGCCGGCCAGATGTACGATAAAACTCATTATATGCACAGTGTAAAATTCGGAGCTAATATGGCCACGTTTGTGATTCCGAATCTTGTGCGCACCAAAGACCTTACATTAACACTCGGCGTCAGTTCTCAGGCAGTCGATCCCAATTGGAATCGTATTGATTATTTCGGCAACGGCTTTATGCGCAGCGGCGCGATCAAGGCAAAGTGGAACGCCGCTGATCTCGGGTATACTTTTGAATTCGGCAACTGGGCGGCCATCGAGGTCGAACGCTCGACGCGCGGACTGTTTGAACCGGTTCTCTCTGTGGTAAACGGCGAACGGATTATGATGGTCGCGAGAGGCAGCAATGCGCCTCATTCGGTTGTGGAAGGCTGCAAATTTATGCTGTTGTCTGTAGATGAAGGGCAGACCTGGAGCCATCCCGAACCATTGCTCTACGACGACGGCAGCTTTATGTATTCTTCCTCGAGCCGCGCGCGCATATTTGAACACACCGACGGACGGTTATTTTATATCGGCGTCATTAATGACCGGAATCCCGTGGGCAACTTCCCGCGTTATCCTCTCTGCATCGCCGAAATCGATAAATACTCCTGCCGGGTGAAAAGAAAAACCGTCACAACGATTGTGACAAAACCAGAAGAAGTTGATGATGCCAAAACATTGTTTCCGGTCGATTTTACAGGACACTGGGCTTATGAGCAATTCGACGGAAAACTCGTCGTGCTCGCGCCTTGCCGCCCCGAACTTTCCAAGTTTGGCGGCTGGCTCAATAAATATATAATCGAGGTTTAA
- a CDS encoding NCS2 family permease, which produces MFKIKENGSSVGTEIIAGLTTFFTMAYIIFVNPSILGLTGMPQKAIFLATIFATVIGTLIMGLFANVPYAQAPGMGLNAFFTFTVVFALGFTWQQALSMVFICGIINIVITVTKIRKTIIKSIPSGLQNAIGGGIGIFIAYIGIKNAGLINFTSDPGKNTVLGDGTVIADASAVPALVKLASPAVLLALIGLVITVVLLVIKVKGAILIGIVATTIIGIPMGVVSFANVGIAGGIADSFKELGSTFGVIFKSEGIPSLFADASKLPLVLATIFAFSLTDTFDTIGTFVGTGRRSGIFSEEDMKLMESGSGFKSKIDRALCADSVATSIGAILGTSNTTTYVESAAGISVGGRTGLTSVVTAVLFLACILIAPFAGIVPAAATSAALIVVGIMMMASFKEIDWHELSEAIPAFFAGVFMAICYSISYGIAFSFIFYCIVKIFKGKVKEIHPVLAVATVLFILNFVLLAIQK; this is translated from the coding sequence TTGTTCAAAATCAAGGAAAACGGCTCTTCCGTCGGAACTGAGATCATCGCCGGTTTGACGACCTTCTTCACGATGGCGTACATCATCTTCGTCAATCCGTCAATTCTTGGCTTGACGGGAATGCCGCAAAAAGCAATCTTCCTCGCGACCATTTTCGCGACCGTTATCGGCACGCTGATCATGGGCCTTTTCGCGAATGTGCCGTACGCACAGGCACCCGGTATGGGGCTGAACGCCTTTTTCACATTCACGGTCGTTTTCGCCCTCGGTTTTACCTGGCAGCAGGCGTTGTCAATGGTCTTTATCTGCGGTATCATCAATATCGTTATCACCGTAACAAAGATCAGGAAGACCATAATTAAGTCGATCCCCTCCGGACTTCAGAACGCCATCGGCGGCGGCATCGGTATTTTCATTGCCTACATAGGAATTAAAAATGCCGGTCTCATCAACTTCACCTCCGACCCGGGCAAAAACACCGTTTTGGGTGACGGAACGGTTATCGCCGACGCCAGCGCGGTTCCGGCGCTTGTTAAACTCGCCTCGCCGGCAGTTCTGCTCGCCTTAATCGGCTTGGTTATTACCGTCGTTTTGCTGGTTATCAAAGTAAAAGGCGCCATCTTAATCGGGATTGTCGCCACCACGATTATCGGCATACCGATGGGCGTAGTCAGTTTTGCAAACGTTGGTATTGCCGGCGGTATTGCGGATTCCTTTAAAGAACTCGGAAGCACATTCGGCGTTATTTTCAAAAGCGAAGGTATTCCATCGTTATTCGCAGACGCCTCCAAATTACCTTTGGTGCTCGCAACCATCTTCGCATTCAGTTTGACGGATACGTTTGACACTATCGGAACGTTTGTCGGTACAGGCCGACGGAGCGGTATCTTCTCGGAAGAGGATATGAAATTGATGGAGAGCGGTTCGGGCTTTAAGTCCAAGATCGACAGAGCGCTTTGCGCTGACTCTGTCGCTACCTCTATAGGCGCGATTCTCGGTACCTCCAACACGACAACTTACGTCGAGAGCGCCGCTGGCATCAGCGTCGGCGGACGCACCGGTCTGACCAGTGTTGTCACGGCTGTTCTTTTTTTGGCCTGCATCCTGATTGCTCCGTTCGCGGGAATTGTTCCGGCTGCCGCAACCTCCGCTGCATTGATCGTGGTCGGCATCATGATGATGGCCTCCTTCAAAGAAATAGATTGGCACGAACTCTCCGAAGCCATTCCTGCCTTCTTCGCGGGTGTGTTCATGGCGATCTGCTACAGTATCTCCTACGGTATTGCTTTCAGCTTCATCTTCTACTGTATTGTGAAGATTTTCAAGGGGAAAGTCAAGGAGATTCACCCGGTTCTCGCAGTCGCGACAGTGCTGTTTATTCTGAACTTTGTCCTGTTGGCGATTCAGAAATAA
- a CDS encoding phosphoribosyltransferase family protein has translation MKRRDMELAGRRVPNADGYFSPFFYIKGAKKAVKDLKFNRKRQNAAVLGEMMAHCCLGADFGPVDFITCVPQSEHSRKVREYNQSELLAERVADVLGFPFFDTMICLRHSTEQKSLTAAERAANIFGSFRLKTDAIVKKRSILLIDDVMTTGSTLCEAIRVLKEAGAKEVFAVCAASTILKRETDYGF, from the coding sequence ATGAAGCGCCGGGACATGGAGTTGGCCGGCCGCAGAGTACCGAATGCGGATGGGTACTTCTCCCCTTTCTTTTACATAAAGGGCGCTAAAAAAGCAGTCAAGGATTTGAAATTCAACCGGAAGCGGCAAAACGCCGCAGTACTGGGCGAGATGATGGCGCACTGTTGTCTCGGCGCCGACTTCGGGCCGGTAGATTTTATAACTTGTGTACCGCAAAGCGAGCACAGCCGAAAGGTACGCGAATACAACCAATCGGAATTGCTCGCCGAACGGGTTGCAGACGTCCTCGGTTTTCCGTTTTTCGACACGATGATCTGCCTGCGCCACTCGACTGAACAAAAAAGTTTGACCGCAGCGGAGCGCGCCGCTAATATCTTCGGCAGTTTCCGGCTGAAAACCGATGCAATTGTCAAAAAGCGTTCTATATTATTGATTGACGATGTCATGACCACCGGTTCAACTCTGTGCGAGGCCATCCGGGTTTTGAAAGAAGCCGGAGCAAAAGAAGTTTTCGCCGTATGCGCAGCCTCAACGATTTTAAAACGGGAAACGGATTACGGATTTTAA
- a CDS encoding rod shape-determining protein produces the protein MAYGFLGLNQHIAIDLGTATTKVFLRGKGILIDEPTVAAFDRETGDVIAIGEKANKMLGRNPGGIEVIKPLADGVISEFDVTEKLLRHYIKTICGDLRIFKPVVMVSVPARMTDVEARAVVDACDLAGAREVYLISEPVASAIGSGMDISKPHGIMVVDIGGGTADIAVITLNGISATNSVNVAGNRFDNEIIKYIQRRFKLIIGAPTAERVKREVGCAYYNGTHKTTTVKGRNYITGIPQAVEVGNDMLADALAESVSIVVDATKSVLERTPPELINDIKTDGILLSGGGSMLEGLDEYMSMRLNTPVVRALSPKDAVILGAARALDNIDKFTPGAKGYIDNVF, from the coding sequence ATGGCATATGGTTTTCTCGGCCTGAACCAGCATATCGCGATCGACCTCGGAACCGCTACCACAAAAGTGTTTTTGCGCGGAAAAGGCATTTTGATCGACGAGCCGACCGTGGCCGCTTTCGACCGCGAAACCGGCGATGTGATCGCTATCGGCGAGAAAGCCAATAAGATGCTCGGGCGCAACCCCGGCGGCATCGAAGTCATTAAGCCGCTCGCCGACGGCGTGATTTCGGAATTCGACGTCACGGAGAAGCTGCTCAGGCATTATATTAAAACTATCTGCGGTGATTTGCGAATCTTCAAGCCGGTCGTCATGGTCTCTGTCCCTGCCCGAATGACCGATGTTGAGGCCAGAGCGGTTGTGGATGCATGCGATCTTGCAGGAGCGAGGGAGGTTTATCTGATCAGCGAACCGGTTGCGTCTGCCATCGGAAGCGGGATGGATATTTCAAAACCGCACGGTATTATGGTGGTTGACATTGGGGGCGGCACAGCCGATATCGCAGTCATCACCCTGAACGGCATCAGCGCCACCAATTCTGTGAACGTGGCAGGTAACCGCTTTGATAATGAAATTATCAAGTATATCCAACGTCGGTTTAAATTGATTATCGGCGCACCGACTGCCGAGCGTGTCAAGCGGGAAGTCGGCTGCGCATATTATAACGGAACACACAAGACTACGACAGTCAAGGGCAGAAACTATATCACCGGCATCCCGCAGGCGGTCGAAGTCGGGAACGATATGTTAGCCGATGCTCTCGCCGAATCCGTTTCGATCGTCGTCGACGCAACCAAATCCGTTCTGGAGCGCACACCTCCGGAACTGATCAACGACATCAAGACCGACGGCATTCTGCTCTCAGGCGGCGGAAGCATGCTGGAGGGATTGGATGAATATATGTCTATGCGCTTGAATACGCCGGTCGTTCGTGCGCTCAGCCCGAAAGATGCGGTTATTCTCGGAGCCGCGCGAGCGCTGGACAATATCGATAAATTCACTCCGGGAGCGAAAGGTTATATCGACAATGTTTTTTAA
- a CDS encoding secondary thiamine-phosphate synthase enzyme YjbQ, giving the protein MKSFRKELYFHIGTRRAFVNITPQVEAALAESLIHEGLCLVNAMNITASVFINDDEGGLHRDFEKWLEKLAPEKPYGQYDHNSYEDNADAHLKRTVVGREVVIAVTNGKLDFGTWEQIFYGEFDGKRDKHVLIKIIGE; this is encoded by the coding sequence ATGAAATCATTTCGAAAAGAACTTTATTTTCATATCGGAACACGTCGGGCATTTGTCAATATCACTCCGCAAGTCGAGGCTGCGCTTGCCGAAAGCTTAATTCATGAGGGGCTGTGCCTTGTCAACGCAATGAACATCACTGCGAGTGTGTTCATCAACGACGACGAGGGCGGCCTGCACCGCGATTTTGAAAAATGGCTTGAAAAGCTCGCGCCGGAAAAACCTTACGGCCAATACGACCACAACAGCTATGAGGACAACGCCGACGCGCACTTGAAACGCACCGTAGTGGGTCGCGAGGTCGTCATTGCGGTTACAAACGGCAAACTCGATTTCGGAACCTGGGAACAGATTTTTTACGGCGAATTCGATGGTAAGCGGGATAAGCATGTTTTGATTAAGATCATCGGGGAGTGA
- a CDS encoding glycoside hydrolase family 2 TIM barrel-domain containing protein, which yields MANEQAYFAKIAADNKATRPGLKKCPPIYYDPVDFKPSKAVAPEVIQKSYEELKKDYWNEIKALRETYAPFLRDLVPKAKKIRRRRYLSEFNFRFETPEDNCNFENAQKGRGNWEHVKLPHFHGPIGRWTAFYRSEFQYFASSEKRVWLNFLGADYIANIYLNGRYVGSHEGMFAPFKFEVTKILKRGKNVLLVELKNDLPTVGIEGDRIDGDKIYAATGLGWDDPQVGWHHCPPGGGIYNKVFLEETPDYLINDVFMRPNIDIGTVQAWVQVFNATDENYSDRDKSGSFTLGVKIFPRNFEGTPKKEVLFENIPYTGPGANDYRYEVPMGRFKTWELEKPYLYTARISLYSRDGVLLDQCDKPFGMRKFSMQTETESNDDKGELFFNNKKIRLRGANDMGHMQLAVCDEDWELLITDILIAKVANMNYYRFTQRPVQDEIYLYCDMLGMLNQTDLPVFGTFRRGQFYEGIRQTGEMERLVRSHPSCIMVTYVNESMPVERDGKCHRHLGRPELERWFECCDRAVKQENPDRVIKRVEGDYDPPTNEGLSDFHCYNMWYTNHALPIGRLYQNWLPKIRIGWKTGCGEYGTEGLDNYDVMTSRYPKEWLPTPGEQWLPDKIVFAQSNTMHGDWYEEQEGILNWIAESQRHQAFATKIMTDALRRRSDKIVSTALHLLIDAWPAGWMKTLIGVDRQPKPGFFEFKNSLAPLRLNLRCDRWTAYEGETIPLECWLLNDTQEDHKNLRMVVTLRNGEKVLSSWELISSIKAVRPKCAGMIKATLPKITAKTAIHFDAALYDGIKLIQGERFTVKTYPKQAVQGKAVCIGQNALRIVNAIGLEAETATSLPDEAEMVFISNNACDLSKAEQLAKTGCKVIILPPDSGTAGYQIGKKTVGYVYIYGVYDAVEGAMPFDHEDGVAFVARNPVHPLTAEFGPQDFAYLYNADKNFIDTAAVNYIKAEGFDLKPLVFTYAKAGFFDKTTGHKQKSPVVAELANHLFAVSMDLRGRVGYNPVLDKLLINICKGK from the coding sequence ATGGCAAACGAACAGGCATACTTTGCAAAGATCGCAGCGGATAACAAGGCGACCCGACCGGGGCTGAAGAAGTGTCCGCCGATTTACTATGATCCCGTCGATTTCAAACCCTCTAAGGCCGTTGCACCTGAGGTCATCCAAAAGTCCTATGAGGAATTGAAAAAGGACTATTGGAACGAAATCAAAGCACTGAGAGAAACCTATGCGCCGTTTTTGCGCGATCTTGTCCCAAAAGCGAAAAAGATTCGCAGACGCCGATATCTTTCCGAATTCAATTTCCGGTTCGAGACCCCGGAAGATAACTGCAATTTCGAGAACGCTCAAAAAGGACGCGGGAACTGGGAGCACGTCAAACTGCCGCATTTTCACGGACCGATCGGCCGTTGGACGGCTTTTTACCGATCTGAATTTCAGTATTTCGCCTCATCGGAAAAACGGGTCTGGCTCAACTTTTTGGGTGCGGACTACATTGCCAATATCTATTTAAACGGGCGATATGTCGGCAGCCACGAGGGCATGTTTGCACCTTTTAAATTTGAAGTTACCAAGATTCTAAAACGCGGCAAGAACGTGCTGCTGGTCGAATTAAAAAACGATCTTCCGACCGTAGGCATTGAAGGAGATCGGATTGACGGGGATAAGATATACGCCGCTACCGGACTCGGCTGGGACGACCCGCAGGTCGGTTGGCACCACTGCCCTCCCGGAGGCGGTATTTACAACAAGGTTTTTTTGGAGGAGACGCCGGATTATTTGATCAACGATGTCTTTATGCGCCCGAATATCGATATCGGGACGGTCCAGGCATGGGTACAGGTTTTTAATGCCACCGATGAGAATTATTCCGACCGCGATAAATCCGGCAGTTTTACCCTCGGCGTAAAAATTTTTCCCCGCAATTTTGAAGGCACTCCGAAAAAGGAAGTTCTGTTTGAAAACATTCCTTACACCGGCCCCGGCGCTAACGATTACCGTTATGAAGTACCAATGGGCAGGTTCAAGACCTGGGAACTCGAAAAGCCGTATTTGTACACAGCGCGCATCTCATTATATTCTCGCGACGGAGTGCTGCTAGATCAATGTGACAAGCCGTTCGGCATGCGCAAGTTTTCTATGCAGACCGAGACTGAGAGCAACGATGATAAGGGCGAATTGTTTTTCAACAACAAAAAGATCCGCCTGCGCGGCGCAAACGACATGGGACATATGCAGCTTGCCGTGTGTGACGAAGACTGGGAACTGCTGATCACCGATATTCTGATCGCCAAAGTCGCCAATATGAATTACTACCGGTTTACACAGAGACCGGTACAGGATGAAATATATCTTTACTGCGATATGCTCGGTATGCTCAACCAGACCGATCTGCCGGTGTTCGGAACTTTCCGGCGCGGACAATTTTATGAGGGCATTCGCCAGACCGGCGAGATGGAACGGTTGGTACGTTCGCACCCCTCCTGCATTATGGTGACTTATGTCAATGAGTCGATGCCTGTCGAGCGCGATGGTAAATGCCACCGGCATCTCGGCCGCCCCGAACTCGAACGCTGGTTTGAATGCTGCGACCGGGCGGTCAAACAGGAAAACCCCGACCGGGTGATCAAGCGCGTCGAAGGCGATTATGATCCGCCGACCAACGAGGGACTTTCGGATTTCCACTGCTACAATATGTGGTATACCAATCATGCGCTGCCCATCGGGCGGCTCTATCAAAATTGGCTCCCGAAAATCCGGATCGGCTGGAAGACCGGCTGCGGCGAATACGGCACCGAGGGGTTGGACAACTACGACGTCATGACCTCCAGATACCCCAAGGAATGGCTGCCGACTCCCGGCGAGCAATGGCTGCCCGACAAGATCGTCTTTGCTCAGAGCAACACGATGCACGGCGACTGGTACGAGGAACAAGAAGGTATTTTAAATTGGATTGCCGAGAGTCAACGGCATCAGGCATTCGCGACAAAAATCATGACGGACGCTTTACGCCGCCGCAGCGATAAAATCGTCTCAACCGCCCTGCACCTCTTAATCGACGCGTGGCCCGCGGGTTGGATGAAAACGCTGATCGGCGTTGATCGCCAACCCAAACCCGGCTTCTTCGAATTTAAAAACTCCCTCGCCCCGCTGCGTTTGAATTTGCGCTGCGACCGCTGGACGGCTTATGAAGGCGAGACCATCCCGCTCGAATGTTGGCTGTTAAATGATACGCAGGAAGATCATAAGAATCTTCGTATGGTTGTGACCTTGCGAAACGGTGAAAAAGTCCTTTCGAGCTGGGAACTCATCTCAAGTATCAAAGCTGTCCGTCCCAAGTGCGCCGGAATGATCAAAGCGACATTGCCGAAAATTACTGCCAAGACCGCTATTCATTTTGATGCGGCGCTTTACGACGGCATAAAACTGATTCAAGGGGAGCGATTCACGGTCAAAACCTATCCGAAACAAGCGGTTCAAGGAAAAGCGGTCTGTATCGGTCAAAATGCACTGAGGATTGTAAATGCGATCGGGTTGGAAGCCGAAACAGCAACTTCCCTGCCCGACGAAGCCGAAATGGTGTTTATATCGAATAACGCCTGTGATCTCTCGAAAGCCGAACAGTTGGCTAAAACAGGTTGCAAAGTGATCATTCTGCCACCCGACAGCGGCACAGCAGGTTATCAAATCGGCAAAAAGACCGTCGGTTATGTCTATATCTACGGTGTTTACGACGCCGTTGAAGGTGCGATGCCGTTTGACCACGAGGACGGCGTGGCGTTTGTCGCCCGCAACCCCGTACATCCGCTGACCGCCGAATTCGGCCCGCAAGATTTCGCCTATCTCTACAATGCTGATAAAAACTTTATAGACACTGCGGCGGTCAATTATATCAAGGCGGAGGGGTTTGATCTGAAGCCACTTGTATTCACCTATGCCAAAGCCGGATTCTTTGACAAGACCACCGGACACAAGCAAAAGTCCCCTGTCGTCGCCGAACTTGCCAATCATTTGTTCGCCGTCTCGATGGATCTGCGCGGGCGTGTCGGCTATAACCCGGTGTTAGATAAATTATTAATTAATATTTGCAAAGGAAAATAA